A region from the Populus trichocarpa isolate Nisqually-1 chromosome 18, P.trichocarpa_v4.1, whole genome shotgun sequence genome encodes:
- the LOC7490511 gene encoding uncharacterized protein LOC7490511: MAVTMKHMALAITALGVISFLLGVVAENKKPAAGTAITGKGVVICKYPSDPTVALGFLSVGFLLAASVVGYLSLFYPYKGKRVPNSALFQSTSFTIFFNVAVFTAGLAAALILWPTIQEHSHLSRTVHHDPDYQCPTAKTGLLGGGAFVSLDSALFWLVALMLADNAREDFFDETEKDVKGELNSEVLEGSA, encoded by the exons ATGGCTGTTACAATGAAGCATATGGCGCTCGCAATCACTGCTCTTGGAGTGATCTCTTTCCTTTTAGGCGTTGTCGCCGAAAATAAGAAG CCTGCTGCTGGAACTGCAATAACCGGAAAGGGTGTTGTGATTTGCAAGTATCCATCCGATCCTACTGTAGCCTTGGGCTTTCTCTCTGTTGGATTTCTCTTAGCAGCTTCCGTTGTTGGTTACTTGTCTCTCTTTTATCCTTACAAAGGAAAACGTGTCCCCAACTCTGCCTTGTTTCAGAGCACCAGTTTCACCATCTTTTTCAACGTTGCTGT GTTTACAGCAGGACTGGCAGCAGCTTTGATATTGTGGCCAACAATTCAAGAGCACTCTCACTTGAGCCGCACCGTTCATCACGATCCTGACTATCAATGCCCCACTGCCAAGACTGGCCTCCTTGGCGGCGGTGCTTTTGTTTCTCTCGATTCAGCCCTTTTCTGGTTAGTCGCACTCATGTTAGCGGACAATGCTCGCGAGGACTTCTTTGATGAAACGGAGAAGGATGTCAAGGGGGAACTTAATTCTGAGGTGCTTGAAGGCTCTGCGTAA
- the LOC7490512 gene encoding uncharacterized protein LOC7490512 isoform X1, translated as MPIHTRNSKNLAEKIHNDFLSPQKQNPAEKRSLVCGISHSGSGSRSAKFPVFRNNVVGVREVSTPRRSLLQDPNTNQLFNNKTSNCKSDDEGVSSSNKVKGEVETSNRRGVIIGLEASKARVSAVGICETKKLEIATADNNHRKRERAEGANKRAVEGWTKDQEMALQRAFFTAKPTPNFWKKVSKLVPGKSAQDCFDKVNSDHMTLPQTFPRSRAKRINSSPLECFSISVSKLLNPSGPKNKRLSCKQKSHLAHKNVRELLQKQNQVNRDYEADLFSILEPNQNSSMQDSKLAVEISTPEHSQEKLGFLHKLHESSSDHKRPLLRLSSCGIDIVSPPVLKQVKNKALHEKYIDQLHCREAKRKAAHARAGKSVVGKENRGEINVQKIDVVRAAKNALVSDVRDAIYQLQDVQTNASSSSDFHDDGVGSDDDGGESVL; from the exons ATGCCAATACATACAAGAAACTCAAAAAATCTGGCTGAAAAAATTCACAATGATTTCCTTTCCCCACAAAAACAGAACCCCGCTGAAAAAAGATCCCTAGTTTGTGGCATTTCCCATTCTGGCTCTGGCTCTAGGTCCGCAAAATTCCCAGTCTTTCGTAACAATGTGGTCGGTGTCCGTGAGGTTTCAACTCCTAGGCGATCTTTGTTGCAGGACCCAAATACAAACCAACTTTTCAACAACAAGACTAGTAATTGCAAGTCTGATGATGAGGGGGTTTCGTCTTCGAATAAAGTAAAAGGTGAAGTGGAAACCAGTAATAGGAGGGGTGTTATTATTGGACTTGAAGCATCCAAAGCAAGAGTGAGTGCTGTTGGTATCTGTGAAACCAAGAAACTAGAGATTGCTACTGCTGATAATAATCataggaagagagagagagcagaggGAGCTAATAAACGGGCTGTTGAAGGGTGGACAAAGGATCAGGAAATGGCTTTGCAAAGAGCTTTCTTTACAGCCAAGCCTACCCCTAATTTCTGGAAGAAGGTTTCTAAGCtg GTTCCTGGAAAGTCTGCACAGGATTGTTTTGACAAAGTTAACTCTGACCACATGACTCTACCCCAAACCTTCCCGCGATCAAGGGCTAAGAGAATAAACTCATCACCGCTAGAATGTTTTTCTATCTCTGTTAGTAAACTGCTTAATCCCTCTGGCCCAAAGAATAAAAGATTGAGTTGTAAGCAGAAGAGTCATCTTGCACATAAAAATGTTAGAGAGTTATTGCAAAAGCAGAATCAAGTGAACCGAGATTATGAAGCAGACTTGTTCTCCATTCTTGAACCTAACCAGAATTCATCTATGCAAGATTCTAAGCTGGCTGTTGAAATTTCAACCCCTGAGCATTCACAAGAAAAACTGGGTTTTCTTCACAAACTCCATGAGAGTTCTTCTGACCATAAAAGGCCCCTTTTGAGATTGAGTTCATGTGGGATAGATATTGTAAGTCCCCCAGTACTGAAGCAGGTGAAAAACAAGGCTTTACATGAGAAATATATTGACCAATTACACTGCAGAGAAGCTAAGAGAAAAGCAGCACATGCACGGGCAGGAAAATCTGTTGTAGGAAAAGAGAATAGGGGAGAGATCAATGTTCAGAAAATAGATGTGGTTAGAGCTGCAAAAAATGCCCTAGTTTCGGATGTAAGAGATGCTATTTATCAGCTCCAAGATGTACAAACTAATGCCAGCAGCTCTTCCGATTTTCATGATGATGGTGTTGGAAGTGATGATGACGGAGGTGAAAGCGTACTCTGA
- the LOC7490510 gene encoding protein arginine N-methyltransferase 1.5, with amino-acid sequence MPLGEKAGFEKSQSRYCGVETEFNDDFPQLLNFNLSTGSFDFVVAPLMNPTYRPSLLEKDGVLPFAASDLVLSPSQWSSHVVGKISSWIDLDSEDEALRMDSETTLKQEIAWANHLSVQACILPPPKGASCANYARCVNQILQGLNNMQLWLRIPLVKTDDDAMDANSTSFIDSWELWNSFRLLCEHHGQLSIALDILSSLPSVNSLGRWFGETVAAAIINTDSFLTNGRGYPCLSKRHQKLITGFFNHSIQIVISGKPAHSIPRPSSDLAANNFDNNGESPQRHSLRPYLDYVGFLFQRMDPLPEQERFELGYRDFLQSPLQPLMDNLEAQTYETFERDSMKYIQYQRAISKALLDRVPDDKASATTVLMVVGAGRGPLVRASLQAAEETGRKLKIYAVEKNPNAVVTLHSLVKLEGWEDIVTIISCDMRFWDAPEKADILVSELLGSFGDNELSPECLDGAQRFLKQDGISIPSSYTSFIQPLTAAKLYNDVKSHKDLVHFETAYVVKMHNIARLTPSQPVFTFTHPDYSNKKSNQRYKRLQFEIPSDTGSAMVHGFAGYFDAELYKDVHLGIEPSMATPNMFSWFAIFFPLRTPVCVKPGSPLEVHFWRCCGSSKVWYEWCVASPNSSAIHNSNGRSYWVGL; translated from the exons ATGCCGCTGGGTGAAAAAGCAGGATTTGAAAAGAGCCAATCTCGATACTGTGGAGTGGAGACAGAGTTCAACGATGACTTTCCTCAGCTTCTCAATTTTAACCTCTCTACTGGCTCCTTCGATTTCGTTGTCGCTCCCCTG ATGAATCCCACATATCGGCCCAGCTTGTTGGAAAAAGATGGGGTTCTTCCATTTGCTGCATCAGACCTTGTTTTGAGTCCTTCCCAGTGGAGCAGTCATGTTGTTG GAAAAATTAGTTCTTGGATTGACTTGGATTCAGAGGACGAAGCACTTCGGATGGATTCCGAAACCACATTGAAACAAGAAATAGCGTGGGCTAATCATCTATCTGTACAG GCATGCATTCTTCCTCCTCCCAAGGGTGCATCCTGTGCTAATTATGCCAGGTGTGTAAATCAGATCTTGCAGGGCCTAAACAATATGCAG TTGTGGCTTAGGATTCCTCTGGTGAAGACTGATGATGATGCTATGGATGCGAACTCTACTAGTTTT ATTGATTCCTGGGAATTATGGAATTCATTTCGTCTTCTCTGCGAACATCACGGTCAGCTGTCCATTGCACTTGATATCTT GAGTTCCCTGCCTTCAGTGAACTCACTTGGCCGTTGGTTTGGAGAAACTGTTGCTGCAGCCATAATCAATACGGAT TCCTTCCTAACAAATGGACGGGGTTACCCATGCCTGTCAAAGCGCCATCAGAAACTGATTACTGGGTTCTTTAACCATTCAATACAG ATTGTAATTTCTGGCAAACCTGCACACAGTATTCCCAGACCAAGTTCAGATTTAGCAGccaataattttgataataatggTGAAA GTCCACAAAGACATTCCCTCAGGCCATATTTGGACTATGTTGGCTTTCTCTTCCAAAGGATGGATCCCCTTCCCGAGCAAGAACGTTTTGAA CTTGGTTACAGGGATTTCCTACAGTCTCCGTTGCAG CCTCTCATGGATAATCTAGAAGCCCAAACATATGAGACATTTGAGAGAGACTCAATGAAATACATCCAG TACCAAAGGGCAATCAGTAAAGCTTTGCTGGACAGGGTCCCTGATGACAAAGCAAGTGCAACCACT GTTTTGATGGTTGTTGGAGCAGGACGTGGACCTCTTGTGAGGGCATCGTTGCAG GCAGCTGAAGAAACTGGACGTAAGCTGAAAATTTATGCCGTGGAGAAAAATCCCAATGCAGTTGTCACACTTCAT AGCTTGGTTAAGTTAGAAGGGTGGGAAGATATTGTTACCATAATTTCTTGTGATATGCGTTTCTGGGATGCTCCTGAAAAAGCTGATATCTTG GTTAGTGAATTACTGGGTTCTTTTGGTGACAATGAGCTATCGCCTGAATGCCTTGATGGTGCCCAAAGGTTCTTGAAGCAAGATGGAATCTCAATACCATCATC gTACACTAGTTTTATCCAACCACTGACAGCTGCCAAGCTATATAATGAT GTTAAGTCGCACAAAGATCTTGTACACTTTGAGACTGCATATGTTGTCAAAATGCATAATATAGCAAGGCTCACCCCTTCCCAACCT GTCTTTACATTTACCCACCCAGATTactcaaacaaaaaaagcaatcaaCGCTACAAAAGGTTGCAGTTTGAGATACCAAGTGACACTGGATCAGCTATGGTGCATG GATTTGCTGGCTATTTTGATGCAGAGCTTTACAAAGATGTTCATCTTGGCATTGAACCATCAATGGCGACACCAAACATGTTCAGCTG GTTTGCAATATTCTTCCCTCTTAGGACACCAGTTTGCGTAAAGCCTGGTTCTCCTTTGGAAGTACATTTTTGGCGATGTTGTGGTTCTTCTAAG GTTTGGTATGAATGGTGTGTGGCATCTCCTAACTCATCAGCTATTCACAACAGCAATGGTCGTTCATACTGGGTTGGTCTCTAG
- the LOC7490512 gene encoding uncharacterized protein LOC7490512 isoform X2: MPIHTRNSKNLAEKIHNDFLSPQKQNPAEKRSLVCGISHSGSGSRSAKFPVFRNNVVGVREVSTPRRSLLQDPNTNQLFNNKTSNCKSDDEGVSSSNKVKGEVETSNRRGVIIGLEASKARVSAVGICETKKLEIATADNNHRKRERAEGANKRAVEGWTKDQEMALQRAFFTAKPTPNFWKKVSKLIASFLLTPHDCIYHFKSEGQCIQMRATMLFVLSAGRMCPPAMPRHCRWLFLKVPGKSAQDCFDKVNSDHMTLPQTFPRSRAKRINSSPLECFSISVSKLLNPSGPKNKRLSCKQKSHLAHKNVRELLQKQNQVNRDYEADLFSILEPNQNSSMQDSKLAVEISTPEHSQEKLGFLHKLHESSSDHKRPLLRLSSCGIDIVSPPVLKQVKNKALHEKYIDQLHCREAKRKAAHARAGKSVVGKENRGEINVQKIDVVRAAKNALVSDVRDAIYQLQDVQTNASSSSDFHDDGVGSDDDGGESVL, encoded by the exons ATGCCAATACATACAAGAAACTCAAAAAATCTGGCTGAAAAAATTCACAATGATTTCCTTTCCCCACAAAAACAGAACCCCGCTGAAAAAAGATCCCTAGTTTGTGGCATTTCCCATTCTGGCTCTGGCTCTAGGTCCGCAAAATTCCCAGTCTTTCGTAACAATGTGGTCGGTGTCCGTGAGGTTTCAACTCCTAGGCGATCTTTGTTGCAGGACCCAAATACAAACCAACTTTTCAACAACAAGACTAGTAATTGCAAGTCTGATGATGAGGGGGTTTCGTCTTCGAATAAAGTAAAAGGTGAAGTGGAAACCAGTAATAGGAGGGGTGTTATTATTGGACTTGAAGCATCCAAAGCAAGAGTGAGTGCTGTTGGTATCTGTGAAACCAAGAAACTAGAGATTGCTACTGCTGATAATAATCataggaagagagagagagcagaggGAGCTAATAAACGGGCTGTTGAAGGGTGGACAAAGGATCAGGAAATGGCTTTGCAAAGAGCTTTCTTTACAGCCAAGCCTACCCCTAATTTCTGGAAGAAGGTTTCTAAGCtg ATAGCCTCTTTCCTCCTGACTCCACATGATTGCATTTACCACTTTAAAAGTGAAGGTCAGTGTATCCAAATGCGGGCAACTATGTTGTTTGTTTTATCAGCTGGCAGAATGTGCCCCCCAGCAATGCCCAGGCACTGTCGTTGGTTGTTCCTAAAG GTTCCTGGAAAGTCTGCACAGGATTGTTTTGACAAAGTTAACTCTGACCACATGACTCTACCCCAAACCTTCCCGCGATCAAGGGCTAAGAGAATAAACTCATCACCGCTAGAATGTTTTTCTATCTCTGTTAGTAAACTGCTTAATCCCTCTGGCCCAAAGAATAAAAGATTGAGTTGTAAGCAGAAGAGTCATCTTGCACATAAAAATGTTAGAGAGTTATTGCAAAAGCAGAATCAAGTGAACCGAGATTATGAAGCAGACTTGTTCTCCATTCTTGAACCTAACCAGAATTCATCTATGCAAGATTCTAAGCTGGCTGTTGAAATTTCAACCCCTGAGCATTCACAAGAAAAACTGGGTTTTCTTCACAAACTCCATGAGAGTTCTTCTGACCATAAAAGGCCCCTTTTGAGATTGAGTTCATGTGGGATAGATATTGTAAGTCCCCCAGTACTGAAGCAGGTGAAAAACAAGGCTTTACATGAGAAATATATTGACCAATTACACTGCAGAGAAGCTAAGAGAAAAGCAGCACATGCACGGGCAGGAAAATCTGTTGTAGGAAAAGAGAATAGGGGAGAGATCAATGTTCAGAAAATAGATGTGGTTAGAGCTGCAAAAAATGCCCTAGTTTCGGATGTAAGAGATGCTATTTATCAGCTCCAAGATGTACAAACTAATGCCAGCAGCTCTTCCGATTTTCATGATGATGGTGTTGGAAGTGATGATGACGGAGGTGAAAGCGTACTCTGA